Proteins encoded in a region of the Ruegeria sp. AD91A genome:
- the ctlX gene encoding citrulline utilization hydrolase CtlX, translating into MLSLQAPSAVVMIRPHAFASNPETRDDNAFQTLSTVSAEATSDAARDEHDRAVQQLRDAGVTVHVFDDFGDLNTPDSVFPNNWFSTHPGGHVAIYPMFVPSRRRERRNDVIELLKQEYRVQDVIDYSGLEQDNLALEGTGAMVLDHVARIAYTVTSNRADPVLLERFCTHFNYEPIAFEARDAKGRDVYHTNVLMGIGTHYALICLDMISDPVRRLTVHNRLEESGRTVIDLTHDQIAEFAGNAIELTGRDGLVLALSRRALAALTPDQIATIQNSATPLPLSVPTIETAGGSVRCMIAGVHLARR; encoded by the coding sequence ATGCTGTCTCTTCAAGCGCCATCTGCCGTTGTCATGATCCGGCCACACGCTTTTGCATCCAACCCGGAAACACGCGATGACAATGCCTTTCAAACGCTGAGCACCGTATCCGCCGAGGCGACATCGGACGCGGCCAGGGATGAACATGATCGGGCGGTGCAACAATTGCGCGACGCCGGAGTCACTGTTCATGTGTTTGACGATTTCGGCGACCTCAACACACCTGACAGCGTTTTTCCTAACAACTGGTTCTCAACACATCCCGGCGGCCATGTGGCGATCTACCCGATGTTTGTGCCATCGCGCAGGCGCGAACGCCGGAACGATGTAATCGAGCTGCTCAAACAGGAATACCGCGTGCAAGATGTCATCGACTATTCCGGGCTGGAACAAGACAACCTGGCTCTGGAAGGAACCGGCGCGATGGTTTTGGATCACGTGGCCCGCATCGCTTACACGGTGACGTCCAATCGCGCGGATCCGGTCTTGCTGGAACGGTTCTGCACGCATTTCAACTATGAGCCAATCGCCTTTGAGGCCCGCGATGCCAAGGGCCGGGACGTTTATCACACCAACGTATTGATGGGAATCGGCACGCATTACGCCTTGATTTGCCTCGATATGATTTCGGACCCTGTTCGCCGCCTGACCGTCCACAATCGGCTGGAGGAATCCGGTCGAACCGTCATTGACCTGACCCATGACCAGATCGCCGAGTTCGCGGGTAACGCCATTGAGCTGACAGGGCGGGATGGGTTGGTGCTGGCCCTGTCCCGCAGGGCACTTGCCGCCCTCACACCAGACCAAATCGCAACAATCCAGAACAGTGCAACACCGTTGCCGCTGTCCGTTCCAACAATTGAAACCGCCGGTGGGTCCGTGCGCTGCATGATTGCAGGCGTTCATCTTGCCCGCCGATAG